A section of the Spirochaetota bacterium genome encodes:
- the eno gene encoding phosphopyruvate hydratase: protein MSYISDIIAREILDSRGNPTIEVEVILESGIIGRAAIPSGASTGEFEAVELRDGDKNRYQGKGVLNAVKNVNEIIKNELIGEFIFDQVYIDKKLIELDGTKNKSKLGANAILGVSLACAKAAANELSLPLFRYIGGTNAKVLPVPMMNILNGGKHADNNVDLQEFMIMPVSAKSFREAIRMGTEVFHSLKSVLHNMGLSTSVGDEGGFAPNLKSNREALEVIMKAIEKAGYKAGKDIFIALDPASSSFYEEGKYVLKGEGNKKLSTDEMIEFYLSLIKDFPIISIEDGLSEEDWDGFIKITSKVGDKVQIVGDDLFVTNVERIKKGIELKAANSVLIKLNQIGTLTETLDAIEMAHKANWTAVVSHRSGETADATIAHLAVALNTGFIKTGSACRIDRIEKYNELIRIEEQLGDSAIFRGLDGFFNLKK, encoded by the coding sequence ATGAGTTACATAAGTGATATTATTGCTAGAGAAATATTAGACTCAAGAGGAAACCCTACAATAGAGGTAGAAGTTATTTTAGAAAGTGGAATAATAGGTAGAGCAGCAATACCATCTGGTGCTTCTACAGGTGAATTTGAAGCTGTTGAACTAAGAGATGGAGATAAAAATAGATATCAAGGAAAAGGTGTTTTGAATGCTGTTAAAAATGTTAATGAAATAATTAAAAATGAATTAATTGGAGAATTTATTTTTGACCAAGTTTATATAGACAAAAAACTTATAGAATTAGACGGAACAAAAAATAAATCAAAACTTGGTGCTAATGCAATCTTAGGTGTTTCTCTTGCTTGTGCAAAAGCTGCAGCAAATGAGCTATCTTTACCTTTATTTAGATATATAGGTGGAACAAATGCAAAAGTTTTACCTGTACCAATGATGAACATATTAAACGGTGGGAAACATGCTGATAATAATGTTGATTTACAAGAATTTATGATTATGCCAGTGTCAGCAAAATCTTTTAGAGAAGCTATAAGGATGGGAACTGAAGTTTTTCATTCTCTCAAATCAGTTCTCCATAATATGGGACTTTCTACTTCAGTTGGAGATGAAGGAGGTTTTGCCCCAAATCTTAAATCAAACAGAGAAGCTTTAGAAGTTATTATGAAAGCTATTGAAAAAGCTGGTTATAAAGCTGGAAAAGATATTTTTATTGCTTTAGACCCAGCATCTTCTTCATTTTATGAAGAAGGGAAGTATGTTCTCAAAGGAGAAGGAAATAAGAAACTTTCAACAGATGAAATGATAGAATTTTATCTTTCTTTAATCAAAGATTTTCCAATAATATCAATAGAAGATGGTCTTTCAGAGGAAGATTGGGATGGTTTTATAAAAATAACTTCTAAAGTTGGTGATAAAGTTCAAATTGTAGGTGATGATCTCTTTGTAACTAACGTTGAAAGAATTAAAAAAGGAATAGAATTAAAAGCAGCAAACTCTGTTTTAATAAAACTTAATCAAATAGGAACTTTAACAGAAACACTTGATGCTATAGAAATGGCTCACAAAGCTAATTGGACTGCTGTTGTATCCCACAGATCTGGTGAGACTGCTGATGCAACAATTGCTCATTTAGCTGTAGCGTTAAATACTGGATTTATTAAAACCGGTTCAGCATGTAGAATAGATAGAATTGAAAAATATAACGAATTAATAAGAATTGAAGAACAATTAGGTGATAGTGCTATTTTTAGAGGATTAGATGGATTTTTTAATTTAAAAAAATAA
- a CDS encoding adenylosuccinate synthase: MKGFADIVVGLQWGDEGKAKIVDFLSKRYDIVVRFQGGANAGHTVYKKGEKFVFHLIPSSILNENSIAVIGNGVVFDPEVFFDEINKLKNYTKDIEERIFISDKASIVLPVHKKMDSLRENKNPIGTTKRGIGPAYETKIVRVGLKLSDLFSNKLLEKFEILMDFFGFDRFSDEFKFNLEFINNYKNKLIKFVKNTEYFLNESLNKGKKILFEGAQGVSLDIDFGTYPYVTSSNTISSYSLVGSGVPFHYIKDVFGIFKIYTTRVGEGPFPVEMEKEVEEMIQKKGFEYGSTTGRLRKCGWLDLSQIKYNSMICGITKLILTKIDIFFGLEKFLVCTSYKNKFTGEIIEFFPVNSLESYEPQYLEFKGFNSIEDISFSNFINFLEKYLNIPIYIISKGQEEKDTLIVKP, from the coding sequence ATGAAAGGATTTGCTGATATTGTTGTAGGTCTTCAATGGGGTGATGAAGGCAAGGCGAAAATAGTTGATTTTTTATCTAAAAGATATGATATAGTTGTAAGGTTTCAGGGTGGGGCAAATGCTGGCCATACTGTTTATAAAAAAGGTGAAAAATTTGTTTTTCATCTCATTCCATCATCAATACTCAATGAAAATTCTATTGCTGTAATTGGGAATGGGGTTGTTTTTGATCCTGAAGTATTTTTTGATGAAATTAATAAATTGAAAAACTATACAAAAGATATAGAAGAAAGAATTTTTATTTCAGATAAAGCATCTATTGTTTTACCTGTTCATAAAAAAATGGATTCTTTAAGAGAAAATAAAAATCCTATAGGTACAACTAAAAGAGGTATAGGCCCAGCTTACGAAACTAAAATAGTAAGAGTTGGATTAAAACTTTCAGATTTATTTAGTAATAAATTATTAGAAAAATTTGAAATATTAATGGATTTTTTTGGATTTGATAGATTCTCTGATGAATTTAAATTTAATTTAGAGTTTATAAACAATTATAAAAATAAACTCATAAAGTTTGTAAAAAATACGGAATACTTTTTAAATGAATCACTTAACAAAGGAAAAAAAATTTTATTTGAAGGGGCTCAAGGTGTTTCTCTTGATATAGATTTTGGCACATACCCTTATGTAACTTCTTCAAATACAATAAGTTCTTATTCTCTAGTTGGAAGTGGAGTTCCCTTTCATTATATAAAAGATGTTTTTGGTATTTTTAAAATATATACAACAAGAGTTGGTGAAGGGCCATTTCCAGTTGAGATGGAGAAAGAAGTTGAGGAAATGATTCAGAAAAAAGGTTTTGAATATGGTTCTACAACTGGTAGATTAAGAAAATGTGGCTGGCTTGATCTTTCTCAAATAAAATACAATAGTATGATATGTGGAATAACAAAATTAATTTTAACAAAAATAGACATATTTTTTGGGTTGGAAAAGTTTTTAGTTTGTACTAGTTATAAAAATAAATTTACAGGGGAGATCATAGAATTTTTCCCAGTTAATAGTTTAGAAAGTTATGAACCTCAATATTTGGAGTTTAAAGGATTTAATTCTATAGAAGATATAAGTTTTTCTAATTTTATTAATTTTCTAGAAAAATATTTGAATATTCCTATTTACATTATATCAAAAGGTCAGGAAGAAAAAGATACTTTAATAGTTAAACCGTAA
- a CDS encoding transglutaminase-like domain-containing protein has product MNYNIKKFILICLIIFFFIFNSFLMYIGNESQTKINFSIYSNKNVSNLKGSKYYRLKMLLPQTNESTFISQIIPDSNMRFYFSPENYKAQNIYQDKFGNKILEMEWRNINSSTVEFNFNGLLEIKNGDYKFDDTVNDLRNNLSPDLLIYINESTDNVPLNVDEFNYLAKQFLKTSQNQFLIIFNLLRWIRKEIDFNGGYDNYNAENVLLNREGNREGIMHLILAILRSMSIPCRAVIAYSLPIERKYSKNIDVELKYEKGLYTLIEVYFPSYGWVPFDPFEYYIYPTRPYIKIGVSLDFVDMPYFNYETDIKTSKFFEDFAINIENINDNFLSSKSTISDNFESIIFIPDYIKNLFNDIVDIIIPKGALQFIKYDKKVSTNNIIIKNRNNYLEIPFENKNYYQPILFSKDIKIKRIDIPMIRLSGEGRIQIFIYKNINGEISKTPVLTSYYRSTTNISFGSNNLDELYVQFTFPENKLEAGEYYIVVRNILNTTYKGAYFGCNYIENRTYKNIFKIENNKIVYTNYNLIMNIIYE; this is encoded by the coding sequence ATGAATTATAATATAAAAAAATTTATTTTAATTTGTTTAATAATTTTTTTCTTTATTTTTAATTCTTTTTTAATGTATATTGGTAATGAATCACAAACAAAGATAAATTTCTCAATTTATTCAAATAAGAATGTTAGTAATTTAAAAGGATCAAAGTATTACAGATTAAAGATGCTTTTACCTCAAACGAATGAAAGCACTTTTATATCTCAAATAATTCCTGATTCAAATATGAGATTCTATTTTTCTCCAGAAAATTATAAAGCACAAAATATTTATCAAGATAAATTTGGTAACAAAATTCTTGAAATGGAATGGAGAAATATTAATTCTTCAACAGTTGAATTTAATTTTAATGGTTTATTAGAGATTAAAAATGGTGATTATAAATTTGATGACACTGTAAATGATTTGAGAAATAATCTTTCACCTGATCTACTTATTTATATAAATGAATCAACTGATAATGTACCATTAAATGTTGATGAATTTAATTATCTTGCTAAACAATTTTTAAAAACATCACAAAATCAGTTCTTAATAATATTTAATCTTTTAAGATGGATAAGAAAAGAGATTGATTTTAATGGGGGTTATGACAATTATAATGCTGAAAATGTACTTTTAAATAGAGAAGGTAATAGAGAAGGTATAATGCATCTTATTCTTGCTATATTAAGAAGTATGTCTATCCCTTGTAGAGCTGTTATTGCTTATTCTTTACCTATAGAAAGAAAATATTCAAAAAATATTGATGTTGAATTAAAGTATGAAAAAGGGCTATATACATTAATCGAAGTATATTTTCCTTCCTATGGATGGGTTCCTTTTGATCCATTCGAATATTATATCTATCCAACAAGACCCTATATAAAAATTGGTGTTTCCCTAGATTTTGTTGATATGCCTTATTTTAATTATGAAACAGATATTAAAACTTCTAAATTTTTTGAAGATTTTGCAATTAATATTGAAAATATAAACGATAATTTTTTATCTTCAAAGAGTACTATTTCAGATAATTTTGAGTCAATTATTTTTATTCCAGATTATATTAAAAATTTATTTAATGATATTGTAGATATAATTATTCCAAAAGGTGCTTTACAGTTTATTAAATATGATAAAAAAGTTTCCACAAATAATATTATTATTAAAAACAGAAACAACTATTTAGAAATTCCTTTTGAAAACAAAAATTATTATCAACCAATATTATTTTCAAAGGATATTAAGATAAAAAGAATTGATATTCCAATGATTAGGTTAAGTGGTGAGGGCAGAATACAAATATTTATATACAAGAATATTAATGGAGAAATTTCTAAAACCCCTGTTTTAACATCTTATTATAGGAGTACTACTAATATATCTTTTGGCTCAAATAATTTAGATGAATTATATGTTCAGTTTACATTTCCTGAAAATAAGCTTGAAGCAGGTGAATATTATATAGTAGTTAGAAACATTCTCAATACTACATATAAAGGTGCTTATTTTGGTTGTAATTACATTGAGAATAGAACTTATAAAAATATATTTAAAATTGAAAACAATAAAATTGTTTATACTAATTATAATTTAATAATGAATATTATATATGAATAG